In Setaria italica strain Yugu1 unplaced genomic scaffold, Setaria_italica_v2.0 scaffold_43, whole genome shotgun sequence, the genomic stretch ACAAGGCCAGACATTCACTTTGCAGTGTGTTTGTGCGCCCGATTTCAGGCTTCATCGAGAACCTCTCACCGCCAAGCGGTTAAGAGGATCATAAGGTATTTACGCTTTACCCCTGAATTCGgtttgtggtattctgcctcctTGACACTCACTCTCCGCGGATACTTCGATGCGGATATTACTGGGTGTCATTTGGATCGCAAGTCCACCTCTGGAACTTGCCAGTTTCTTGGTTcgtctttggtctcttggtcttccCGCAAACAatctagtgttgctcagtctaccaccgaagtcgagtatgttgctgctgctagttgttgttctcagctgctttggatgatttccactttgagagactttggtttggaTTTACTCGTGTACCCCTTCTTTGTGACAGCATgagtgccattagtgtagccaagaaccctgttctccactcaaaaaccaaacacattgatgtgagatatcactttctgagagatcatgttgagaaaggagacattgaccttggctatgttgctaccTAAAACCAGCTCGCTGATATCTTCACCAAACCCCTGGATCAAGCCACTTTTGCTCGTTTGCAGGGGGAGTTGggtattttctttcctttctgagttggaTTTGGTGCTTCTGTTGTATTATATCTGTATAGCCTCTTGCTTGTTTAGCATCTTTGTAGTATGCTAGCTTGGCTTGCATTTGTATCATAATGCATTTTTATCATATTGCATTTGTACCATATTGCATtagatgagcttctcttatatgccctGTGTACTatcttatgctacttgtgagatAGTACTTTGGTTGGTTActttgatgcaatgtgcagttatgctcttgatgatcaTGTTTACATGTTGACATAATTGTTTTTCTGAAATCTAATGCTATATCACCATGAGTTGATGCTTAGTTATACTTTGCCCTTGTTTGAATCCTAGTTCCATATTTGGCTTATGTTTGGAATGCATGTTCTTGTCAATCGGGTCAAAAATCTAGATATCATTGtagatgtttagcccatgatgcaccccttggggaagcatggcttatttgtgccgcaaaggcacttcatgtacttTGCCTTGTTTGAATGATGAAAAGAAACATGCTGCAAAGATAAATTCAAATCATTCATCATGTTTTTATGCTAAATTGTTCATATTCtagcttgcttagttgttacaagatgtgtaccaaaaagaagtaggcacttggtttcaacGAGCTTCACATGACAAGAGATGTGTTGTGGGTGTCTGCATTGATCTTTTGTCAAGAATGTttgttccttgtatgagctGTTGATGGCCTAGTTATTCTTGCTAGGGTGATTCTTAACTAGGCGTTTGCTTATGGGGTGATCTTTTTCACAATTGCAAAAAACTACTTCACATCCTTTCTGTAACATGAATTCATCTTGCTGGCGATGCTATTGCATCTTGTAATCCCCTAAGCTTATCTCTTttgtagcctttgagagtaTTTCATGGTATATCTGAGAAGCTTGATAGTTTCTGCATTTTCATGGCATGCTTTTCGGCTGCCATGCTTTGTATTGATGCTTGCATTGCCAACAAGGGGGAGTGATTGCACACAAGCTTTCATTTGTCAAGGGGGAGAGTTTCTGCATGTTTTGATTTGACAAGGGGAAGTTTCTCATGCATTTGTTCAGGGGGAGTCCTGAGTCGAGTTCTTATAAGCTTTATATGCTCTTATGCTCGTTTTCCGGTCGTGTTGAGctgttttacctcttcttgaggagctggATTTGGACtttcatgtgattggtgttgagcctgttttttgcctcttcttgagggatcacatgATTTTGTCTCAGTCGTGTAGAGCCGTTGCCCTTTTCTTAGGGGACTGcgatttttctttgttttcgagtttgtcttttctttttctttttatcaagctatgaatttgtgtttgagtgttgtcaatgcactcatcaagggggagattgaggaccaatggtggtcacccttggatgataaGTGATTGATAacattgtgttggattgatgttgctcttggcttgtgatgtgcaggtgtaggatgtgatGTGATGGCCGACGGCATACGGTGAAGGTcgagcgaaaggttcatgccaatggaccaagggcggtaaAGGATGAACGCGaataggcttggaccgatggacctgaggagtccaggcggagtcatgggcggtccacatggtgcacgaaaCGGCAAGACAAcatgacggtgatggagatggcgtcggttgagtcaagcgggacggaggcaagtcaaataggcggcccgggagccgggAACGAAcaacttggaggcgtcaaaggcttggcgaaGACTGGACACGCGttgacatcgaggaggtcgcatGGCGGCCAAGcaaagatggacggtttgggtggtttgggcctcaaaatcaCCACGCTGGCAGGTTTCCTAGTTTgagcctcaaaaccgggggcgagcccgaTGCGGCCgaagcttcgagaaggagggcacgtggcgtcatcgcgaagcttgcatcgaggcgaagcgaagtcgtgaaggcagcgtgtccgtccgatggaTGAACAAAAACTTGGAcaaaaatgcccctgcgtgggtagttatcttagtagtagctattaggggtagtttagtcttttGTCCGTGCCTATAGATAGAGATGGGGGCTGAAGTTCTTAGCACCTCTCCACCCCTCTCATCCAtccacctctctctctagttttcatttggtttttccccccctctctctagtCAATCTCTAGAGGTCCGCGGATGATTTGAACTTGTATCCGTGTATTGAATCGAAGATTTTCTTGTGGGAATGGAGGCCTTAACCTCCTCGTGTCCGCGTGTTGGGGGATGACAATTTGTGGAAATCTCAATCGTGTTCTTCGCATTCTCATTTCTCCCATTTTTCCCTTCTCACGTTTTTGTTTGATTCGTGATTTCTGGGGAGTCTTGGATCAAACCGGTTATTTGGAtatgaactaggacgtgagtgAAGGCTTTCCACTAAAGAAATTCATCTAAttcctcacgagttcatagatcggggcgattaaagttctagggttgaaaaactGCCGTTCTTAACAAAATATTTTATTGCCTTTGTTTGACTAATCTTTTTTAGGAGATCTTTTGGTaatatgtttgttatgtttttggaaagctatggttaaaatttcgtgatttttggaggtcgtttgattgagTTTCGGATTTTTTCTTCCACCTTCACGCAGATTGTTTTGGAATTCCGAAAATCTCCGGACATAATTCCGGAAATCTCTGGACCTCCGAAAATTTCCGAAGGTTTCTCCAGAAATTTCCGCACGTCCGGAATTTTCCGAAGGTTCTTCCAGAATTTTCCGCacagaggtgttggttttcaaagtttgtcttTCGGAGCTTGTTTGaagtctttcttgcttccgctattctcaaattgggttcctagcatcattcctaggtccattagcttgtgcatagctaagtggacttgattatgctagaagagaggtttgTGGGTTTTTAGCtgaagttcttggagaaaatttgaatcggctcccattcacccccctctgatCGCCTTTCCGGCCCTTTAGTTGCACGCTGCGTCACAAGTCACAATTTACAAGTCACGTGGTTGGTTATGTGAAGAGAGCGTGAATACGTGCACGTTGTGTAACCCAAGTCATATTCTCTCCTTCAGTTACGTATTCAGAGAAGTGGGAGTGCTTTCCTATTTAAGTTGGCTTGCACCAATTCAAACTAGCAGTACCAGACTATTGAATGCAATGCACTATTACGGCCATTTTTCCAACACTACACCACCGCCACTCGTTCCAGCGGAACATCGGCACCCCAGACCCCGGCCACCAAATCATGCGTCTCCTTTGTTTAAACGGCAAGAGCCTCCTCCATGTGGCAAGCGCCTCAGCAGCATCGCCACACACCTTTAAACGGCCTTTAAACTACCAATTAATAAATCAGATTTAAACTACCAATGAAAACTAACAGAAAGAGGCGTACAGAAAGAGGCATGAGAATTAGTTTACttggaaaaataatttttagTATCATTaccttatttatttttttaagtgACTGGTACGAGGGTTTAGAGGTGGGAAATTATATCTTAAATCATGATAAACGGTGCAGATACATTTATCTTCCACTTAAAACAAATTCCACCCCTCCCTCTAGGAAGTGATCAGTGAGAGTTGCCCCTCTGAACTTCCATTTTTTATCCCATTCTCCCGTGCTCACCGAACAAACAATTGAATTTTAATATCTTCCATCTAAACTCCTATTCCCTCCCATCAATTACCTCCAACCAAACCCTTAAAATAAATTCCCACCCCTCCCTCAAAAAGTTATTGGTACAAGTTGCCCTTTAAACTTACATTCCTGATCCTACTAAAACTTCCATTCCCACTAAACAAATAATGTAATTTTGCAAAATCGGAATGCGCCCCGAAAGGGGCATCTCTTTTGGTTCTTCGGTCCTCCAGAGGAAGGACCCGTTTCGAGTAGTGAACGCACCAAGAAAAGCCTTTTAAAAAACCtctttcatccaattttttttcGCACTCACCAATTACCTCCTACCCGTGAGTAGAAGGCTTGCTTTGAACAAACAAGGTAGAGCACTAGAGCACAATACTGCTTCTAGGCCCTCTCTCCTCCACCCTCCCgatggccaccgccgccgcggccgctcgccgcctaTTCCGTCCGTCCTTCCCCTCCTCCGTATCAAATACCAGCCGgctcctctcctccaccgctTCCCCATCACCTCACCGCAGCCCCAATACTAATTCACCCGTCGCCTTCGACTGGTCCGACGACGATGCCGACAACCACACGACACCTCTACCGCCGTCCACGGCAAAGATCTCCGAGCTGCCTCCCCCCTACGACCCCTTTAGCAAGAAGCCCACCCTCGCCGATCCGTCGGACCCCACCAACCTACAGGAGATCTTCCACCGGATGCGCACCGAGGGCCTCACCGACTACGCCATCAAGATGTTCGACGGATTGTCCAAGGACGGGCTCACCCACGAGGCTCTCGCGCTCTTCGCTGTCATCAAGGACAAGGGCGCCATGCCCGACGTCGTCGCCCATACCGCCGTTCTCGAGGCCTACGTCAACGCCGGCCCCGCGCACTGGCGCGACGCCGTGCGCACCTACGACCGCATGCTCGCGTCGGGCGTCAAGCCCAACGCATACACGCTGGCCGTGCTCGTCAGGGGGCTCTCGGCCAGCGACCGGTGCTCAGAGGCCGGGAGGTACCTGGTGGAGATGCTGGACCGAGGGATGCGGCCGAATGTGGCGACGTATATCGCCGCGTTCGAGGCGTACGTGAGGGCggagaaggtggaggaggggaaagTGCTGCTGGAGACGATGAAGGGAAAGGGCTTCGTGGCAGACGAGGAGGCGGTGCGCAGTGGCACAGTAAAGCGCGGGCATTTGTTCAGGGGCGTCATGAACTTACTCTTTGGCAATTGATTGTGGTACGTCTTGCTTCCTTAAGTTGGAAATATTTGAATCAAATAGCATTTGGTCCTGACTCTTAAAGACTCAGTTGAAATGAAAGTATGCTGCTAACCTTTTGTTACCATGTGAATagtgttttgattttttaaattGCAACGCATTATTTTGcactgtgaagcatattttaaTCAAAGACAAAATGTCCCGACAAAAGATTTAACTATTCAGAATGAAAATTTTGCAATACTGCTTGTAATTTTTTTGGGAATGGGCTACCCTTTCCATAGAAATTGTAGAGAAACTGGTATTCTGGTAATGTAAAAGACTGATCTTCTGGATAATTTGTCCTACAGCCCCAATGCACTGTATCCTTTATCTTCTGGATTATTGCAGACCAGAACTTTTTTAAAGCTGTTGGAAACGGAAGAACTAATGAGCGGCTTTAACCCAAAAGGACAAAACGAATCACCATTTTTTATGCCACATACACCCTTTCCCTGCAAAGCATACTGTTCTACACTGACATGTTCTTAACAAAGAAGCATCAGGTAATTTCATTGCTATACCAGTTAACCAACTGGGTTCCAATTAATTTACCTGCTTTGTGGTGGCATGTCTATCTTCTCCTTTTGCCCAGTTTGTGTCTTACACATAATTGCCATTGACCATTTTGATACTATTATGGGCGTGATTTGttggggagggaggaggtgggcAGTGCCCGTGGAGGTGGGCACTGCAGCTACGCTGGGGACTAAGGAGGGAGGAGGCTGAAAGCTAGAAAACAGAACTGGTTTAGACCTAACTTCTGCTTAATCAACCAAGATAGATCCCCAGTCTTTATATAGAGGAAGGTGACTTGACCCTTAGTAAATTATAGATGAATTCTTATAGGAATGATCCGATCTTTCCTAACTTGCATGGGATGAACTTCCTAATTGATGATGATCTGACTTGGGTGGCAAGGTGATTGGGGAGCTGGTGGTGTGATTAGGTGGCATGCTGCCTTCACACCCCTCCCCTGGTGATAATTGGGTGGGCCTAATTGGCCTGTCACAGTAACTTGTAGTTTTGAGTTTTGATTTTGGCTATGCTCACTAGTGAGCTTTGAATCTCAGTCACTTTGTTTAGACGTGTAGATTTGATTGACAGAAGGATAGCTACATACATTATATCATAGTACTGTTGCACAATATGCGTTTGAGATAAATGCATAGCTGCATCATTGTGAAATGTGTCAAGTCGACCACTTTTTAACAAAGGTGATCATATAATTATGCAAGAATTTAGCCCATGACCTGTTGTGCAAATTGGATGTACTTGATCACAGAAAAAAGGCTCTTTGATGTCGTGACCTATAGAGTAAACAATTACTCCAACTATCATTCATGCTTTGTTATTTAGATTAATAAATATATAATCTTCATGATTTAGTGAGATTTTCATTGAATATAACGTCATCTTGTTCAGGAAGAACCAAAATGTTATTTTTTCCATGCTCAATGACGATAAAAATATCAAGCCCGCTAGACAATATTCGGAACTAGGCAATTATGGTTTAGGTCGAGACAGTGGCGGAGCTTGGGCCAATTATAGAGGGGGCTTGGCCTGATTGTGCTTTCACAGATGCAAGGGGTGGCAATAAGCTAAAATCTTGTCATTGGTTAAGAGCTACTCTCAAGATGTAATGCTTTGCCCCTTGGGTCCAGATGTGATACACAGACCTTTATGAGTGAGAACGAAGCACTCGAGGGGCAAAGTTGAGGGGACAAATCTGGGCTTACACTGGTCGAATTCATTACTGGTTTGTTAATCTGCGGTAGTCATTGCTTTAAGTAACCAGTTATCTTTAGGAGAGCGTGAGAAATATGGGCTGGAATTTCTTACTTTGGCCTTTTTTGTTGGGTTTCTAAGTAGGCCAACTTCAATAAATCAAATGGGATCAATGCTGAAAAGGGCTGGAATTTCTTATTTTGGGCTTTTTTGTTGGGTTTTTGAGTAGACCAACTTTAATAAATAAAATGGGATCAATGCTTAAAATGATTTCTAGTTGACAATCTGTGGGATAGAACCATACTCTTCTACACTTAAATTTTAAAACCTGTGTGGTCAGGTCAGTGAGGCACTCCTGTTCTTTTTGTGATGTTTTGGAAGTAGATGATAATTCATGCTTATCTATTGGCATTATACTCTATTTCGAAGTGTGAAATGAAGAGATTGGATAAACCTCCCATTTTAACACAATAAAAATTGCATGGTTCTTGTGCCTTTAAATTT encodes the following:
- the LOC101781906 gene encoding pentatricopeptide repeat-containing protein At4g38150, with the protein product MATAAAAARRLFRPSFPSSVSNTSRLLSSTASPSPHRSPNTNSPVAFDWSDDDADNHTTPLPPSTAKISELPPPYDPFSKKPTLADPSDPTNLQEIFHRMRTEGLTDYAIKMFDGLSKDGLTHEALALFAVIKDKGAMPDVVAHTAVLEAYVNAGPAHWRDAVRTYDRMLASGVKPNAYTLAVLVRGLSASDRCSEAGRYLVEMLDRGMRPNVATYIAAFEAYVRAEKVEEGKVLLETMKGKGFVADEEAVRSGTVKRGHLFRGVMNLLFGN